Proteins encoded together in one Fluviicola sp. window:
- a CDS encoding DUF4403 family protein — protein sequence MLSFLVSSSVIVSCSAIKPEKPVASVAETPPPVANTINSIVVPVEINLSTYLKDADKSVPAITSGSDKPCSGIRYDYEFQKDSFNISTVNNRIQSELYGSYWIKMEYCAACSDLLAAKPVCLTPLIPFSCGIDETKPSLRIRLATELNIHEDYGLSTKTTIHELKALNPCEVTLFRFDATDEVIKEVRKTVEKQCIATDKELGKISFKKDAEDLWQSMNQSVKIPYLGYIHFEPTALSLVKPRLEQNKLYTTLVLNCRTYLNQDPAKSPATALPKLNSIPTAPKDTFDLFTDFELNYDSLSKLFTEQVKGQTIDFNKNHFVFDGVDVSGLDKNRLMLGIHFSGTKKGILYLEGVPVFDNTTKILELSDLEYDLKTKSVLLKSAKWLFSNRISSELEKATRLNMNSQFNDLKKMIDKNLQQKTGDIVLSGKTHDVSVVHIFPTLEHLYLRTCLKAQLNVKQ from the coding sequence ATGCTTAGCTTTCTTGTTAGTTCATCCGTCATAGTTTCCTGCTCTGCCATCAAACCTGAAAAACCGGTTGCATCGGTAGCTGAAACTCCGCCGCCCGTTGCGAATACGATTAACAGTATCGTAGTTCCGGTAGAAATTAACTTGAGTACTTATTTAAAAGACGCCGACAAATCGGTTCCTGCAATTACTTCCGGATCGGATAAGCCTTGCAGCGGCATTCGGTATGATTACGAGTTCCAAAAGGATTCCTTCAATATTTCAACGGTCAACAACCGCATCCAGTCAGAATTGTACGGCTCTTACTGGATCAAAATGGAATATTGTGCGGCCTGTTCGGATTTGTTGGCTGCAAAACCGGTTTGTCTTACTCCGCTTATCCCTTTTTCATGTGGGATAGACGAAACAAAACCTTCTTTGAGAATCCGCCTTGCTACCGAATTGAATATCCACGAAGATTACGGTTTAAGTACCAAAACGACCATCCATGAACTGAAAGCGCTAAATCCATGTGAAGTGACCCTTTTCCGGTTTGATGCAACGGATGAAGTGATTAAAGAGGTACGAAAAACGGTGGAAAAACAATGTATCGCAACCGACAAGGAACTGGGAAAAATTTCCTTCAAAAAAGATGCGGAAGATTTGTGGCAAAGCATGAACCAGTCGGTCAAAATTCCCTATCTCGGGTACATTCATTTTGAGCCTACTGCGCTTTCACTGGTAAAACCCCGGTTGGAACAGAACAAATTGTATACAACCCTGGTGTTGAATTGCCGGACCTATCTGAACCAGGATCCGGCTAAAAGTCCTGCTACAGCACTTCCGAAATTAAACAGCATTCCCACTGCGCCCAAAGACACTTTCGACCTTTTCACAGATTTCGAATTAAATTACGATTCCCTTTCCAAACTCTTCACCGAACAGGTAAAAGGGCAAACCATCGATTTCAATAAAAACCACTTTGTATTTGATGGTGTGGATGTCAGCGGACTGGACAAGAACAGGTTGATGCTTGGTATCCATTTCAGCGGAACAAAAAAGGGAATTCTATACCTGGAGGGTGTGCCTGTATTTGACAATACTACCAAAATACTGGAACTGAGTGACCTCGAATACGATCTCAAGACTAAAAGTGTGCTGCTGAAAAGTGCTAAATGGCTGTTTTCAAACCGGATATCCTCGGAACTGGAAAAAGCAACCAGGCTGAACATGAACTCGCAGTTCAATGACCTCAAAAAAATGATCGATAAAAACCTTCAGCAGAAAACCGGTGATATCGTCTTGTCAGGAAAAACCCACGATGTGAGCGTTGTTCATATTTTCCCAACGCTCGAACATTTGTACCTGAGAACCTGTCTGAAGGCGCAACTGAATGTTAAACAATAA